In Lagopus muta isolate bLagMut1 chromosome 6, bLagMut1 primary, whole genome shotgun sequence, one DNA window encodes the following:
- the LOC125694956 gene encoding cytosolic 5'-nucleotidase 1A-like: MAEPESTVINTDVKQKDPSEALVIAVTTRAIFNLEEEHQLYLEKGKEEYVRHQQANQDNLLPPGTAFAFIQAAQYVNKKILESNPAEKGLFDILVLSNNSPESGVRIINSAKHYGLEISKFCFVSDEDSTQYLKSHRVKLFLSADRTDVCNALRRGVSAALVFQQEVQAPSTPLRVAFDGDAVLFSDETDQVFREQGLEGAMQYERAMEAVPIGEGPIKAFAMHLGNMRKKFSQEESPIRTYLVTARSGRDMGIRAIKTLREWGLAIDEAFFMDGAPKGPILAQIQPHIFFDDGLHNIQGAQDVGVPSAWVPSCC, from the exons AAAGATCCCAGCGAGGCACTGGTCATTGCAGTGACCACCAGAGCCATCTTCAACTTGGAAGAGGAGCACCAGCTCTacttggaaaaaggaaaggaggaataCGTGAGGCACCAACAGGCCAACCAGGACAACCTCCTTCCCCCAGGCACAGCCTTTGCCTTCATCCAG GCAGCACAGTATGTGAATAAGAAGATCCTGGAGAGTAACCCAGCAGAGAAGGGCCTCTTTGATATCCTGGTGCTCTCCAACAACAGCCCAGAGAGTGGCGTGCGCATCATCAACAGTGCCAAGCATTACG GCCTGGAGATTTCCAAGTTCTGCTTTGTCAGTGATGAGGACTCCACGCAGTACCTGAAGTCCCACAGGGTGAAACTGTTCCTCTCAGCTGACAGGACAGATGTCTGCAATGCCCTCCGAAGAG GGGTCTCGGCAGCACTCGTCTTCCAGCAGGAGGTGCAGGCCCCCAGCACCCCACTGCGTGTGGCCTTTGATGGAGATGCTGTGCTTTTCTCCGATGAGACAGACCAGGTCTTCCGGGAGCAGGGCCTGGAGGGAGCCATGCAATACGAGCGGGCGATGGAGGCTGTGCCTATAGGAGAG GGTCCCATAAAAGCCTTTGCCATGCACCTGGGGAATATGCGCAAGAAGTTCAGTCAGGAGGAGTCCCCCATTCGCACCTACCTGGTGACAGCCCGCAGTGGCCGGGACATGGGCATCCGAGCCATCAAGACACTCCGGGAATGGGGTCTGGCCATCGATGAAGCCTTCTTCATGGATGGGGCTCCCAAGGGCCCCATTCTTGCTCAAATCCAGCCACATATTTTCTTCGATGATGGCCTTCATAACATCCAGGGGGCTCAAGATGTGGGTGTGCCCTCTGCATGGGTCCCCTCGTGCTGCTGA
- the CTSD gene encoding cathepsin D — protein MAPRGLLVLLLLALVGPSAALIRIPLTKFTSTRRMLTEVGSEIPDMNAITQFLKFKLGFADLAEPTPEILKNYMDAQYYGEIGIGTPPQKFTVVFDTGSSNLWVPSVHCHLLDIACLLHHKYDASKSSTYVENGTEFAIHYGTGSLSGFLSQDTVTLGNLKIKNQIFGEAVKQPGITFIAAKFDGILGMAFPRISVDKVTPFFDNVMQQKLIEKNIFSFYLNRDPTAQPGGELLLGGTDPKYYSGDFSWVNVTRKAYWQVHMDSVDVANGLTLCKGGCEAIVDTGTSLITGPTKEVKELQTAIGAKPLIKGQYVIPCDKISSLPVVTLMLGGKPYKLTGEQYVFKVSAQGETICLSGFSGLDVPPPGGPLWILGDVFIGPYYTVFDRDNDSVGFAKCV, from the exons ATGGCGCCCCGCGGCCTGCTcgtcctgctgctgctcgcGCTGGTGGGGCCCTCCGCGGCCCTCATCAG GATCCCCCTCACCAAATTCACCTCCACACGCCGCATGCTGACTGAGGTGGGCAGCGAGATCCCTGACATGAATGCCATCACCCAGTTCCTCAAGTTCAAGCTGGGTTTTGCTGACCTAGCTGAGCCCACTCCAGAAATCCTCAAGAACTACATGGAT gcacAGTATTACGGTGAGATTGGCATTGGAACCCCCCCACAGAAGTTCACTGTGGTCTTTGACACAGGCTCCTCCAACCTCTGGGTGCCATCAGTGCACTGTCACCTGCTGGACATCGCTTGTT tgctgcacCACAAGTACGATGCATCCAAATCCAGCACCTATGTGGAGAACGGCACTGAGTTTGCCATCCACTATGGGACTGGGAGCCTCTCTGGATTCCTGAGCCAGGACACAGTCACA CTTGGTAACTTGAAAATCAAGAACCAGATCTTTGGGGAGGCTGTGAAGCAGCCAGGCATCACCTTCATTGCTGCCAAGTTTGATGGCATCTTGGGCATGGCATTCCCAAGAATCTCCGTGGACAAGGTCACACCTTTCTTTGATAACGTCATGCAGCAGAAGCTGATTGAGAAAAACATCTTCTCCTTCTACCTTAACAG AGATCCCACAGCTCAGCCAGgtggtgagctgctgctgggggggacTGACCCTAAATACTACAGTGGCGACTTCAGCTGGGTGAATGTCACGCGCAAAGCCTACTGGCAGGTCCACATGGACTC GGTGGATGTTGCCAATGGGCTGACTCTTTGCAAAGGGGGCTGTGAAGCCATTGTGGACACGGGCACTTCTCTCATCACTGGACCCACCAAGGAAGTGAAGGAGCTGCAAACAGCCATTGGTGCAAAACCACTCATCAAAGGCCAG TACGTGATCCCCTGCGATAAGATCTCATCTCTGCCTGTTGTCACGCTCATGCTAGGTGGGAAGCCCTACAAGCTCACTGGGGAGCAATATGTCTTCAAG GTTTCTGCACAAGGAGAGACCATCTGCCTGAGTGGGTTTTCCGGCCTGGATGTCCCACCACCTGGGGGCCCGCTCTGGATCCTGGGAGATGTCTTCATTGGCCCCTACTACACTGTCTTTGACCGTGATAATGACTCTGTTGGTTTTGCCAAATGTGTCTAA
- the IFITM10 gene encoding interferon-induced transmembrane protein 10 isoform X1 has translation MDGRTGSESPTAAPALPIPGWDGRHKARTDRQPEGQPEGRTDGGLRAGAARRSGNSPRSAPPPPRPALPKAERGDAAAAATTERTQDPPLGPPCPFDGAAWAPRPPPGPQQGCFACIAKPPALRHSSPVLSPSSAAQLMESKGCKGDSLRPAGPCKHSVEKKTMTNPTTVIEIYPDTSEVNDYYLWSIFNFVYLNFCCLGFIALAYSLKVRDKKLLNDLNGAVEDAKTARLFNITSSALATFCIILIFIFLRYPLTDY, from the exons ATGGACGGACGGACGGGCAGCGAGAG CCCGACCGCGGCCCCCGCGCTCCCCATCCCGGGATGGGACGGACGGCACAAGGCCCGGACAGACCGACAGCCAGAGGGACAGCCGGAGggacggacggacggaggaCTGCGGgcgggggcagcgcggcggTCTGGCAACTCTCCCCGCAGCGCTCCCCCTCCACCCCGCCCCGCTCTTCCCAA GGCAGAGCGCGGTgacgccgccgccgccgccaccacGGAGAGGACGCAGGACCCTCCCTTGGGCCCCCCGTGCCCTTTTGACGGGGCGGCCTGGGCCCCCCGACCCCCCCCGGGCCCCCAGCAAGGCTGCTTCGCATGCATCGCCAAGCCCCCGGCCCTCCGGCACTCCTCGCCCGTCCTCTCGCCCTCCTCTGCCGCTCAGCTGATGGAGAGCAAGGGCTGCAAAGGGGACAGCCTGCGGCCGGCGGGCCCGTGCAAGCACTCGGTGGAGAAGAAGACCATGACCAACCCCACCACCGTCATCGAGATCTACCCCGACACCAGCGAGGTGAATGACTACTATCTCTGGTCCATCTTCAACTTCGTATACCTCAACTTCTGCTGCCTCGGCTTCATCGCTTTGGCCTATTCTCTGAAA GTCCGGGATAAGAAACTCCTCAATGACTTAAATGGTGCAGTGGAAGATGCCAAGACAGCCCGGCTTTTTAACATCACCAGCTCAGCCCTTGCCACCTTCTGTatcatcctcatcttcatcttccTGCGGTACCCCCTCACTGATTACTAG
- the IFITM10 gene encoding interferon-induced transmembrane protein 10 isoform X3 — protein MDGRTGSERAERGDAAAAATTERTQDPPLGPPCPFDGAAWAPRPPPGPQQGCFACIAKPPALRHSSPVLSPSSAAQLMESKGCKGDSLRPAGPCKHSVEKKTMTNPTTVIEIYPDTSEVNDYYLWSIFNFVYLNFCCLGFIALAYSLKVRDKKLLNDLNGAVEDAKTARLFNITSSALATFCIILIFIFLRYPLTDY, from the exons ATGGACGGACGGACGGGCAGCGAGAG GGCAGAGCGCGGTgacgccgccgccgccgccaccacGGAGAGGACGCAGGACCCTCCCTTGGGCCCCCCGTGCCCTTTTGACGGGGCGGCCTGGGCCCCCCGACCCCCCCCGGGCCCCCAGCAAGGCTGCTTCGCATGCATCGCCAAGCCCCCGGCCCTCCGGCACTCCTCGCCCGTCCTCTCGCCCTCCTCTGCCGCTCAGCTGATGGAGAGCAAGGGCTGCAAAGGGGACAGCCTGCGGCCGGCGGGCCCGTGCAAGCACTCGGTGGAGAAGAAGACCATGACCAACCCCACCACCGTCATCGAGATCTACCCCGACACCAGCGAGGTGAATGACTACTATCTCTGGTCCATCTTCAACTTCGTATACCTCAACTTCTGCTGCCTCGGCTTCATCGCTTTGGCCTATTCTCTGAAA GTCCGGGATAAGAAACTCCTCAATGACTTAAATGGTGCAGTGGAAGATGCCAAGACAGCCCGGCTTTTTAACATCACCAGCTCAGCCCTTGCCACCTTCTGTatcatcctcatcttcatcttccTGCGGTACCCCCTCACTGATTACTAG
- the IFITM10 gene encoding interferon-induced transmembrane protein 10 isoform X2, with amino-acid sequence MDGRTGSESPTAAPALPIPGWDGRHKARTDRQPEGQPEGRTDGGLRAGAARRAERGDAAAAATTERTQDPPLGPPCPFDGAAWAPRPPPGPQQGCFACIAKPPALRHSSPVLSPSSAAQLMESKGCKGDSLRPAGPCKHSVEKKTMTNPTTVIEIYPDTSEVNDYYLWSIFNFVYLNFCCLGFIALAYSLKVRDKKLLNDLNGAVEDAKTARLFNITSSALATFCIILIFIFLRYPLTDY; translated from the exons ATGGACGGACGGACGGGCAGCGAGAG CCCGACCGCGGCCCCCGCGCTCCCCATCCCGGGATGGGACGGACGGCACAAGGCCCGGACAGACCGACAGCCAGAGGGACAGCCGGAGggacggacggacggaggaCTGCGGgcgggggcagcgcggcg GGCAGAGCGCGGTgacgccgccgccgccgccaccacGGAGAGGACGCAGGACCCTCCCTTGGGCCCCCCGTGCCCTTTTGACGGGGCGGCCTGGGCCCCCCGACCCCCCCCGGGCCCCCAGCAAGGCTGCTTCGCATGCATCGCCAAGCCCCCGGCCCTCCGGCACTCCTCGCCCGTCCTCTCGCCCTCCTCTGCCGCTCAGCTGATGGAGAGCAAGGGCTGCAAAGGGGACAGCCTGCGGCCGGCGGGCCCGTGCAAGCACTCGGTGGAGAAGAAGACCATGACCAACCCCACCACCGTCATCGAGATCTACCCCGACACCAGCGAGGTGAATGACTACTATCTCTGGTCCATCTTCAACTTCGTATACCTCAACTTCTGCTGCCTCGGCTTCATCGCTTTGGCCTATTCTCTGAAA GTCCGGGATAAGAAACTCCTCAATGACTTAAATGGTGCAGTGGAAGATGCCAAGACAGCCCGGCTTTTTAACATCACCAGCTCAGCCCTTGCCACCTTCTGTatcatcctcatcttcatcttccTGCGGTACCCCCTCACTGATTACTAG